From the Halomonas sp. MCCC 1A13316 genome, the window GCCTGCCAGGGAGATCCATGAACTTCTGTAGCCACTGTGGCCAAACCGTGCGCTTTGCGATCCCGGCAGGAGATGATCGCCCCAGGTTTCTGTGCGATGCCTGCGGCTCGATTCACTACCAGAACCCGCGCATCGTCGCTGGCACGCTGCCGGTGAGCGGCACGCGCATCCTGCTCTGTCGCCGGGCGATTGCGCCACGCAAGGGCTTCTGGACCCTGCCGGCGGGCTTCATGGAGAACGCCGAAACCACCGTCGAGGCCGCTGCTCGAGAAACCCGCGAGGAGGCCTGCGCCGAGGTCGAAATCCACGGCCTCTACACGCTGATCAACCTGCCGCACATCAACCAAGTCTACATGATCTTTCGAGCCGACCTCGCCAGCGGCTTCTCGGCCGGGCCGGAAAGCCTCGAGGTGGCCCTGTTCGAGGAGCACGAGATTCCTTGGGATGAGCTGGCTTTCCCCACCATCGAGCGCACCCTGCGCCATTTCTATGCCGATCGTGACAACGACCACTATCCGCTGCACATCAGCGATATCACCGCTGAGGATCGCGAGCGCTACTTCGGTTCGGCCTGACTGGGGTGGCAAGAGAGGGGCTCGGCCTGACGGGTAATCGAGAAGGAGCGGGTAACGTGGATAAATTCGAGCTGAAACTGGATCAGGCGGCACGCGCCGCCTGGCTCTCCTACGTGGGCGGGCGCACCCAGGACGAGATCGCCAGCCAGCTAGGCGTATCGCGCCCCGGCGTTCAGCGTCTGCTGGCCCTGGCGCGCCAGGAGGGGTTGGTCAAGGTGCATATCGACCATCCGCTTGCCAATTGCATGGTGATGTCGGATGCCATCCTCAAGCGCTTCGGACTCGAGTTCTGCGACGTGGTGCCGGCCGACCCCGAGGCTCCCGACAGTAGCGCCCACTACCTGGCCGTGGCGGGAGCGGAGCGACTAGCCAGGCTGATCGAGCGCTCCGAGCCGCTGACCCTGTCGTTGGGCACCGGGCGTTCGGTGCGCGCCACGGTGGAGGCGCTCAGCCGCCTCGAGCGTCCCCAGCACCGCTTCGTCTCGCTGGTGGGCAACGTCGCCCGCGACGGCTCGGCCAACCGCTACGACGGCGTGATGGTGCTGGCCGACAAGACCGGCGGCGAGCGCTTCCTGCTGCCGGCTCCGGTGGTGGCCGGTTCGGTGGAGGAGAAGGAGGCGATGCTCGGCCAGCGCTTGTTCCAGGCCATCGTCGAGATTGCCAAGGATGCCGAAGCCGCCTATATCGGCGTGGGTCGCATCGACCGTCAGGCCACCCTGTTCCAGGATCACTTCATCAGCGAAGCCGAGCTCGACGAGCTGCTTTCGCGCAAGGCGGTGGGCGAGCTGCTCGGCTGGCCACTCGACCAGTCCGGCCAAGTGATCGAATGTTCCATTACCCGGCGCGTCACCAGCCTGCCGCTGACCATGTTCCGCAACCAGACCCTGGTGGCGCTGGCCGGCGGGCGCGACAAGGGCCCCGCCATTCTTGCCGCGCTGCGCGGTGGCTGGCTCAAGGGGCTCATTACCGACGAGAGTGCCGCGCGCTTCATCATCGAGAATGAAGGCATAGCCTAAAGTCTAAGGGCATTGCCTTTGCTTTTTTTGGGCTCGCGGTCGATCATTTGATCGTTGCTTGAGTAAATTGATCAAAACAACGACTCCCGGCTACCAATAACAAGTGCCCCGATGGGGCAAGCCCAGCACACAGGAGCCCGACATGAAGCTCGCCTACGCCTTTCCTCTAGCCGCCCTGGCAGCCGCCGTTGCCACCTCGGCACAGGCCGAGACCATTACGGTCGCCACGGTCAACAACAACGACATGGTGATCATGCAGAGCCTGACCGAGGCCTTCGAGGAGGCCCATCCGGACATCGAGGTCAACTGGGTGGTGCTCGAGGAGAACGTGCTGCGCCAGCGCCTGACCACCGACATCGCCACCGAAGGCGGCCAGTTCGACGTCATGACCATCGGTACCTACGAGGCACCGATCTGGGCCGAGCGCGGCTGGCTGGCAGCGCTCGAAGATCTGCCCGCGTCCTATCGAGAGGACGACCTGCTCCAGCCGGTACGCGATGGCCTGAGCTACGAAGGCAAGCTCTATGCGCTGCCGTTCTACGCCGAAAGCTCGATGCTCTACTACCGCACCGATCTGTTCGAGGAAGCCGGCTTCGAGATGCCCGAGCAGCCGACCTGGGAGCAGGTGCGAGAGTGGGCCGCCGAACTCCATGACCCCGACAACGAATTAGCCGGCATCTGTCTGCGCGGCAAGCCGGGCTGGGGCGAAAACATGGCATTCGTCTCCACCCTGGTGAATACCTTCGGCGGGCGCTGGTTCGACGAGGAGTGGAACCCCCAGCTCGACTCCCAGGCCTGGCAGGAGGCCATCAGTTTCTACGTCGACCTGCTTGGCAACTACGGCCCGCCCGGAGCCAGCTCCAACGGCTTCAATGAGAACCTGGCGCTGTTCTCGCGCGGCAATTGCGCGATGTGGGTCGATGCCACCTCGGCGGCGGGCAAGCTCTACAATCCGGCCGAATCGCAGGTTGCCGATCGGCTCGGCTTTGCGCCGGCACCGGTGGCGGAGACCCCCAAGGGGGCGCATTGGTTGTGGTCGTGGGCACTGGCCATTCCCGCCACGTCGGAGAAGCAGGACGCCGCACAAGCTTTCCTGACCTGGGCCACCTCACAGGAGTACATCGAACTCGTCGGTGAAACCGAGGGCTGGACCAGCGTGCCGCCGGGAACCCGTCAATCCACCTACGAGAACGAGAACTACCAGCGCGAGGCGCCCTTCGCCGGATTCGTACTCGATGCGATCAACAGCGCCGATCCCACCGATTCGACGCTGGAGCCGAGCCCCTATGTCGGCGTGCAGTTCGTGGGCATTCCGGAGTTCCAGTCGATCGGCACCCAGGTGGGCCAGACCATCGCCTCGGCGCTGACCGGCGATACCAGCGTCGAACAGGCGCTGCAGAGCGCCCAGCGCGCCACCGAGCGCACCATGCAACGCGCCGGCTACTGATCCGACGCACTCGCCCTGCCGCCGGGGTCACGCCCCGGCGGTCAATTCCCAACGTTACGTGGTGATGCTATGAGCAAGACACGCGCCTCCGGGCGTACCGTCGGAGGCCTGCGCTCGCTGTCGCTGCAGGCTCCCGCGGTCACGCTGCTGCTGCTGTGGATGCTGGTCCCGCTGGGCATGACCGTATGGTTCTCGCTGCAGCGCTACAACCTGCTGATGCCCGGCATGGAAGGTTTCGCCGGCCTGGAGAACTACGAGTACCTGTTTACCGACCCGGCACTGTGGCGCGCCATGGGCAACACCCTGCTGCTGGTGGGTTCGGTGCTGGTGATCACCGTGGGCGGCGGCGTACTGCTCGCCGTACTGTTCCAGCAGGAGTTTCCCGGCCGCGGCATCGCCCGGGTGCTGGCCATCTCGCCGTTCTTCGTCATGCCCACGGTGAGCGCATTGGTGTGGAAGAACATGATGATGCACCCCTCCAACGGGGTACTGTCGTGGGTCGCCGAGTTATTCGGCCTGCCGGCGGTGGACTGGTTCTCGTCGCTGCCGCTCACCTCGATCATCATTATCGTGGCCTGGCAGTGGCTACCGTTCGCGCTGCTGATTCTGCTCACCGCCATGCAGTCCCTGGACGATGATCAGGTCGAGGCGGCGCGCATGGATGGAGCGGGTCCCATCGCAGTGTTCTTCTACATCACCCTGCCGCACCTGAAACGCGCCATCAGCGTGGTGATCATGATCGAGATGATCTTCCTGCTGACGATCTTCGCCGAGATCTACGTCACCACTTCCGGTGGGCCGGGGCTCGCCACCACCAACCTGGCGTTCCTGATCTACATCCAGGCGCTGCTCGACTTCGACGTCGGCCTGGCCTCCGCCGGCGGGGTGGTCGCCATCGTCCTGGCCAACATCGTCGCCATCTTCCTGGTCCGGCTGGTGGCCAAGAACCTGGAAAACTGAGGCGAGGAGCCGCTCATGACCACACTCAAGACCAAGCAGGCCCTACCGGCAGATGGCCAACTGGCAAGTGCCTCCGCGGACACCGCGACGCGCGCCCGCCACACCCCGCTGGTACCCAGCGCCGGTTCTCGCCGGGTATGGCTGACACTGCTGGGCTGGGGCATTGCCCTGATCATCTTCTTTCCCATCCTGTGGATGGTGCTGACCGGCTTCAAGACCGAGGCCGAGGCGATCGCCGACCCCAGCCTGATCTTCTCGCCGACGCTCGAAAGCTATATCGCCGTTCAGGCCCGTGCCGACTACTTCAAGTTCGCCATGAACAGCGTGGTGGTGGCCTTCGGCTCGACCCTGCTGGCGCTGGCCATCGCCATTCCCTCGGCATACGCCATGGCGTTCCTGCCCACCAAGCGCACCAAGGGCACGCTGCTGTGGATGCTCTCCACCAAGATGCTGCCGCCGGTGGGCGTGCTGGTGCCGATCTACTTGCTCTTTCGCGACTTCGGCCTGCTCGACACCCGCACCGGGCTGATCATCGTCTACACCCTGATGAACCTGCCGATCGTGGTGTGGATGCTCTACACCTTCTTCAAGGATTTGCCGCGGGACATTCTCGAGGCGGGGCGCATGGACGGCGCGAGTACCTTCCAGGAGGTGATCTATCTGCTGCTGCCGCTGACGCTTCCCGGCATTGCCTCCACTGGGCTGCTGTCGGTGATCCTGAGCTGGAACGAGGCGTTCTGGAGCCTCAACCTGACCTCATCCAGCGCCGCTCCGCTCACTGCCTACATTGCTTCCTTCTCGAGCCCCGAGGGGCTGTTCTGGGCCAAGCTCTCTGCCGCTTCCACCATGGCCATCGCGCCGATCCTGGTCTTCGGTTGGCTGACCCAGAAGCAGATGGTACGCGGTCTCACCTTCGGCGCCGTCAAGTAAGAGGTTTCCCATGGCAACGCTACAACTCAACAATATCATCAAGCAGTTCGACGACACCCAGGTGATCAAGGGCGTCGATCTGGAGGTCAACGACCGCGAGTTCGTGGTCTTCGTCGGCCCCTCCGGCTGCGGCAAGTCGACCCTGCTGCGTATGATCGCCGGTCTCGAGAGCGCCTCCTCGGGTGACATCATGATCGACGGCCGGCGCATCAACGACGTAGGGCCGGCCGAGCGCGGCCTGGCCATGGTGTTCCAGAGCTATGCGCTCTACCCGCACATGACCGTCGAGGACAACATGGGGTTCAGCCTCAAACTCGCCGGCGTGCCGAAGGAGGAGCGTCGGCGCAAGGTGGGCGAGGCGGCATCGGTCCTGCAGCTCGAACCGCTGCTCGGGCGCAAACCCAAGGCGCTTTCTGGCGGGCAGCGCCAGCGCGTGGCGATCGGCCGCGCCATCGTGCGCAACCCCAAGATATTTCTTTTCGACGAGCCGCTCTCCAACCTCGACGCGGCGCTGCGGGTGCAGATGCGCATCGAGCTGGCGCGCCTGCACGAAGAGCTCGACGCCACCATGATCTACGTCACCCACGACCAGATCGAGGCCATGACCATGGCCGACAAGATCGTCGTGCTGCAGGGCGGCGTGGTCGAGCAGGTGGGCTCGCCGATGGAGCTCTACCATCATCCGTGCAACCGTTTCGTGGCTGGCTTCATCGGCTCGCCGAAGATGAATTTCCTGGAGGTGGATCTCGTCAATGCCGGGCCCGAAAGGGTCGAGGTGCGACTGCCCGACGGAGCGACCTGCGGAGTGCCGGTCGATGGTAGCGGCCTTGGCGCAGGCCCGCTGACGCTGGGCATCCGCCCCGAGCATCTGCGTCTCGAGCCCGATGGGCCGCTCTCGGGGCGCCTCGAGGTGATCGAGCGCCTGGGCGGGGTGACCTCGCTCTACGTACGCATGCAGGACACCCTGGTCACCGTGAGTGCCGACGGCAACGTGGATAGCCGCGTCGGCGACACCCTGCGTTTCGGCTTCGATCGCGCCTGTGCCCATCTGTTCGACGCCAAGGACCTGGCCTTGCCCAGCCTGTCACGCCACCCCCTGGCCGAGCTCAGCCGCCAGGACAACCGTACCCCGTCCGTGGCCAGCGGCCAATGAACGGGGTGGGCATGGAAACGCTGATCTTCGACTGCGACGGCGTGCTGGTGGACAGCGAGGTCGTCGCCGAAGCGACGCTGCTGGAGCAACTCGGCCTGCTGATGCCGGATATTTCCGAGGACGTCGCCTTGCGCCAGGCGCTGGGCATGACCACCGCGGCGATTCTTGAGCGGTTGGAGCGGCAGAGTTCGCACCGGCTGCCGGCGAACGCGCTGGAGCGCATCGACAGCGCCATCGAGGCGCGCCTGGCCGAGGAGCTGCGCGCCGTCGAAGGCGTAGCGGAAACGCTGGCTCGGATCGAGTTGCCGCTGGCCATCGTCTCCAACAGCCGCCGCCGCCGGGTCCTGGCGTCGCTCGCCGTCACCGGGCTCGATGCCAGGCTGGGTGAGGTGCCGCTGTTCACCGCCGATGAGGTCGAGCGTCCCAAGCCGGCGCCCGACCTCTACCTGTTGGCGGCACGCCAGATGGGCCGAGCCCCGAGCGATTGCCTGGTGGTCGAGGACAGCGTCTCCGGCGTTACCGCGGCGCATGCAGCGGGCATGACGGTGATCGGCTTCACCGGCGCCAGCCATGTCGAAGACGGTCATGCCGAACGGCTGCGCCGGGCGGGGGCATGGCGGGTGCTGCCGGCCATGCACGGCCTGGAGGCCCTGATCCAGCAGTGGCGCGAACGACGCGGTGACGACGTGAAAGCGGCCACGAGCGAAACCAACGAGGAAGATACAAGATGAAACTGCAAGACAAGGTGGCCGTGATAACCGGCGGCGCACGCGGCATCGGCCTGGCCATTGCCGAGCGCTATCTCGCCGAGGGGGCGCGGGTTGCCGTGGCCGATATCGACGTGACGGCGGTGGAGGAGGCCGTAGCGGGCTTGCGTCACTTGGGGGCCGATCGCGTCATGGGGGTACGTCTCGACGTCTGCGATCGCGATTCGATCGAGGCAACGGTTCAGGCAGTGACGGAGCATCTCGGGCCCATCGACATCCTGGTCAACAACGCCGCGGTATTCGACATGGCGCCGGTGCTCGAGGTCAGCGAAGCCAGCTTCGATCTCCAATTCGCCGTCAACACCAAGGGCCTCTTCTTTACCCTGCAGGCGGTGGCCCGGCATATGGTGGCCCACGGCGAGGGGGGGGCAATCATCAACATGGCCTCCCAGGCGGGACGTCGCGGCGAAGCGCTGGTGAGCACCTACTGCGCTACCAAGGCGGCGGTGATCAGCCTGACCCAGTCGTGCGCGCTGGACCTGATCCGCTACGGCATTCGCGTCAATGGCATTGCGCCGGGCGTGGTCGACACGCCAATGTGGGAAGAAGTCGATGCGCTGTTCGCCCGTTATGAAAACCGGCCGCTAGGCGAGAAGAAGCGCCTGGTCGGCGAGGCGGTGCCCTACGGGCGCATGGGGAAACCCGAGGATCACGCCGGCGCGGCGGTGTTTCTCGCCTCGGACGATAGCGAGTATGTCGTCGCACAGACCCTAAACGTCGACGGCGGTAACTGGATGAGCTGAAAAATGCCTGCGCGAGCGAATCGCTGCGTTGCGCGGTGCCGAAGTGTCGGACCATCGGTATCCTCACATATACCCCATGTGCTCCGGTTCCTGTGCTCCGTGCGCCTTGCGCTTCATCTCGCTCGGCGATTTTTTACCAGGCGAAACAACAATGAATCCAAATATTCATGATATGGCGGTGCGTCTGCTGGAGGCCGCCGAGAATCGGCAGCGCTTCATCGTCGCCCTGGCCGGGCCGCCGGGGGCGGGCAAGTCGTTTCTCTCCGAGTGGCTGTGCCGCGAACTCAACGAGCGGCAGCCCGGCATCGCCGCGGTGGTGCCGATGGATGGCTATCACTTCGACAACGCCATCCTCGAGCCGCTGGGTCAGCTGCCGATCAAGGGCGCGCCGGAGACCTTCGATCCCGATGGCTTGAAGCACGACCTGGAGCGCATTCGCCGCACCGACAGAGCCGTGGCGGTACCAGTGTTCGACCGACCGCTGGACCTGGCCCGGGCCGGCGGTCGCTTGATCACCCTCGAGCACCGCCTCGTCATCGTCGAGGGCAACTACCTGTTGCTCGACCGCGACCCCTGGCGTGAGCTGCACGCCCTGTTCGACATGACGCTGTTCCTCGAGGTGGCCGACGACGTGCTCGAGGCGCGGCTGATCCAGCGCTGGTTGGGGATGGGCCAGGAGCAGCAGGGCGCCGTCGACAAGGCGCGCCACAAGGACATGCCCAATGCCCGACTGATCAAGCGCGAATCTGTCGCGCCGGACCTCTACTGGCGCTAGGCCGCGTCACGCTGCCGTAGCCATACATCATTTCTCGTTCATTGCCGCCTGCGGCAAGGAGTGCCCTTATGCCTGCCCTCAGCAACGCCACGCTCACTCGACTCGACCCGCGCATTGCCATGCCGCGCTATGACCGCCAGGCGCTGACGCCGGGCATCGTGCATATCGGCGTCGGTGGCTTTCATCGCGCCCACCAGGCCATGTACCTCGATGAGCTGATGAACTGTGGCCAGGCGCTCGACTGGGGCATCGTCGGCGTCGGCGTGATGACCGGCGACCGTCGCATGCAGGAAGCCCTGGCGGCTCAGGATCATCTCTACACGCTGGTGGTGAAGCACCCTAGCGGCGAGCGCGAACCGCGGGTGATCGGTGCCATGCTCGATTATCTGTTCGCTCCCGACGACCCCGAGGCCGTCATCGAGCGCATGGCCGACCCCGCCATTCGCATCGTCTCGCTGACCGTGACCGAAGGGGGTTACAACTTTCATCCCGTCAGCGGCAAGTTTGACCTCGACAATCCCGACGTGCGCCACGATCTCGGCTATCCCGATACGCCGCGCACGGCCTTCGGTTTGGTGGTCGAGGCGCTGGTACGGCGGCGAGAGCGCGGCCTGGCGCCGTTCACGATCATGTCCTGCGACAATATCCAGGGCAACGGTGAGGTGGCCAGGCGTATGTTTTCCGCCTTCGCTCGAGCGCGCGATACCGAACTCGGCGCCTGGCTGGAGGTCGAGGTGCCGTTTCCCAATGCCATGGTCGATCGCATCACACCGGTGACCCAGCCGGCGGATATCGAGGAACTGATGCATGAATTCGGCGTCGAGGATGCCTGGCCGGTGGTATGCGAGCCTTTCTCCCAGTGGGTGCTGGAGGATCGCTTTGTCAGCGGCAGGCCGCCCCTGGAGCAGGCCGGCGTCCAGGTCGTCGAGGATGTCGAACCCTATGAACTGATGAAGCTGCGCCTGCTCAACGCCAGCCACCAGGCGCTGTGCTACTTCGGCACCCTGGCCGGCTATCGTTATGCGCATGAGGTGTGCCGTGACCCGCTGTTCGTCGATTTCCTGCTCGGCTACATGCGGCGTGAGGGCAGCCCCACCCTGTCGCCGGTGCCGGGCGTGGATCTCGAGCAGTACCGCCTGACCCTGATCGAGCGCTTTGCCAATCCCGAGATCAAGGACACGCTGGCGCGGCTGTGCGCCGAGAGCTCCGATCGCATCCCCAAGTGGCTGGTGCCGGTGATTCGGGAACAGCTCGCAAGCGGTGGCGAGATCCACCGCAGCGCCGGCGTCGTTGCGAGCTGGGCGCGCTACGCCGAGGGCGTCGACGAGCAGGGCGAACCCATCGCGGTAGTCGACCGGCTCAAGAACGAACTGATGGCGCTTGCCGCCGCCAACCGTGCGCAGCCCACCACATTCATTGACAATCGTGAGCTGTTCGGCGACCTGGCCGAGCACGAGCGTTTTCGCGAAGCTTATCTGGCTGCCTTGAAGAGCCTGCACGAACGTGGCGCGCGCGCTACCCTTGAAGCCCTGACCGGGGAGCAAGTACAAGGAGCGGAGTAATGTATATCGGGGTGGATTGTGGCACCCAGAGTACTAAGGTGGTGGTGGTCGACATCGACGGCGAGGCGATCCTCGGCGAGGCGAGTCGTCCACATCACCTGGAGGAAGGCGAGAACGGGCGCCGCGAGCAGGAGCCCGACGAATGGATCGCAGCCTTCCGCGGTGCGTTCGAGGAGGCCGTGAATCGGGCCGGCATCGAGCGCCACGCGATCCGCGCCATCGGCGTTTCCGGCCAGCAGCACGGCATGGTGGCACTCGACGCCGCGGGCCGGCCGGTGCATCCGGCCAAGCTGTGGTGCGACACCGAGACGGCGGTGCACAACGCCGCTCTGGTCCAGCGCCTCGGCGGTCCGGCGGGCTGCCTCGAGCGGCTCGGGTTGGTGCTTCAGACCGGTTACACCGCCTCCAAGATCGCCTGGCTGCGAGAAACCAATCCCGAGGCCTATCGACGCATCGATGCCATCCTGCTGCCCCACGACTATCTCAACTTCTGGCTCACCGGCG encodes:
- a CDS encoding nucleoside triphosphate hydrolase — translated: MNPNIHDMAVRLLEAAENRQRFIVALAGPPGAGKSFLSEWLCRELNERQPGIAAVVPMDGYHFDNAILEPLGQLPIKGAPETFDPDGLKHDLERIRRTDRAVAVPVFDRPLDLARAGGRLITLEHRLVIVEGNYLLLDRDPWRELHALFDMTLFLEVADDVLEARLIQRWLGMGQEQQGAVDKARHKDMPNARLIKRESVAPDLYWR
- a CDS encoding sugar-binding transcriptional regulator produces the protein MDKFELKLDQAARAAWLSYVGGRTQDEIASQLGVSRPGVQRLLALARQEGLVKVHIDHPLANCMVMSDAILKRFGLEFCDVVPADPEAPDSSAHYLAVAGAERLARLIERSEPLTLSLGTGRSVRATVEALSRLERPQHRFVSLVGNVARDGSANRYDGVMVLADKTGGERFLLPAPVVAGSVEEKEAMLGQRLFQAIVEIAKDAEAAYIGVGRIDRQATLFQDHFISEAELDELLSRKAVGELLGWPLDQSGQVIECSITRRVTSLPLTMFRNQTLVALAGGRDKGPAILAALRGGWLKGLITDESAARFIIENEGIA
- a CDS encoding ABC transporter substrate-binding protein, encoding MKLAYAFPLAALAAAVATSAQAETITVATVNNNDMVIMQSLTEAFEEAHPDIEVNWVVLEENVLRQRLTTDIATEGGQFDVMTIGTYEAPIWAERGWLAALEDLPASYREDDLLQPVRDGLSYEGKLYALPFYAESSMLYYRTDLFEEAGFEMPEQPTWEQVREWAAELHDPDNELAGICLRGKPGWGENMAFVSTLVNTFGGRWFDEEWNPQLDSQAWQEAISFYVDLLGNYGPPGASSNGFNENLALFSRGNCAMWVDATSAAGKLYNPAESQVADRLGFAPAPVAETPKGAHWLWSWALAIPATSEKQDAAQAFLTWATSQEYIELVGETEGWTSVPPGTRQSTYENENYQREAPFAGFVLDAINSADPTDSTLEPSPYVGVQFVGIPEFQSIGTQVGQTIASALTGDTSVEQALQSAQRATERTMQRAGY
- a CDS encoding L-iditol 2-dehydrogenase produces the protein MKLQDKVAVITGGARGIGLAIAERYLAEGARVAVADIDVTAVEEAVAGLRHLGADRVMGVRLDVCDRDSIEATVQAVTEHLGPIDILVNNAAVFDMAPVLEVSEASFDLQFAVNTKGLFFTLQAVARHMVAHGEGGAIINMASQAGRRGEALVSTYCATKAAVISLTQSCALDLIRYGIRVNGIAPGVVDTPMWEEVDALFARYENRPLGEKKRLVGEAVPYGRMGKPEDHAGAAVFLASDDSEYVVAQTLNVDGGNWMS
- a CDS encoding NUDIX hydrolase, translating into MNFCSHCGQTVRFAIPAGDDRPRFLCDACGSIHYQNPRIVAGTLPVSGTRILLCRRAIAPRKGFWTLPAGFMENAETTVEAAARETREEACAEVEIHGLYTLINLPHINQVYMIFRADLASGFSAGPESLEVALFEEHEIPWDELAFPTIERTLRHFYADRDNDHYPLHISDITAEDRERYFGSA
- a CDS encoding carbohydrate ABC transporter permease, encoding MTTLKTKQALPADGQLASASADTATRARHTPLVPSAGSRRVWLTLLGWGIALIIFFPILWMVLTGFKTEAEAIADPSLIFSPTLESYIAVQARADYFKFAMNSVVVAFGSTLLALAIAIPSAYAMAFLPTKRTKGTLLWMLSTKMLPPVGVLVPIYLLFRDFGLLDTRTGLIIVYTLMNLPIVVWMLYTFFKDLPRDILEAGRMDGASTFQEVIYLLLPLTLPGIASTGLLSVILSWNEAFWSLNLTSSSAAPLTAYIASFSSPEGLFWAKLSAASTMAIAPILVFGWLTQKQMVRGLTFGAVK
- a CDS encoding HAD family hydrolase, encoding METLIFDCDGVLVDSEVVAEATLLEQLGLLMPDISEDVALRQALGMTTAAILERLERQSSHRLPANALERIDSAIEARLAEELRAVEGVAETLARIELPLAIVSNSRRRRVLASLAVTGLDARLGEVPLFTADEVERPKPAPDLYLLAARQMGRAPSDCLVVEDSVSGVTAAHAAGMTVIGFTGASHVEDGHAERLRRAGAWRVLPAMHGLEALIQQWRERRGDDVKAATSETNEEDTR
- a CDS encoding mannitol dehydrogenase family protein, producing the protein MPALSNATLTRLDPRIAMPRYDRQALTPGIVHIGVGGFHRAHQAMYLDELMNCGQALDWGIVGVGVMTGDRRMQEALAAQDHLYTLVVKHPSGEREPRVIGAMLDYLFAPDDPEAVIERMADPAIRIVSLTVTEGGYNFHPVSGKFDLDNPDVRHDLGYPDTPRTAFGLVVEALVRRRERGLAPFTIMSCDNIQGNGEVARRMFSAFARARDTELGAWLEVEVPFPNAMVDRITPVTQPADIEELMHEFGVEDAWPVVCEPFSQWVLEDRFVSGRPPLEQAGVQVVEDVEPYELMKLRLLNASHQALCYFGTLAGYRYAHEVCRDPLFVDFLLGYMRREGSPTLSPVPGVDLEQYRLTLIERFANPEIKDTLARLCAESSDRIPKWLVPVIREQLASGGEIHRSAGVVASWARYAEGVDEQGEPIAVVDRLKNELMALAAANRAQPTTFIDNRELFGDLAEHERFREAYLAALKSLHERGARATLEALTGEQVQGAE
- a CDS encoding ABC transporter ATP-binding protein, with amino-acid sequence MATLQLNNIIKQFDDTQVIKGVDLEVNDREFVVFVGPSGCGKSTLLRMIAGLESASSGDIMIDGRRINDVGPAERGLAMVFQSYALYPHMTVEDNMGFSLKLAGVPKEERRRKVGEAASVLQLEPLLGRKPKALSGGQRQRVAIGRAIVRNPKIFLFDEPLSNLDAALRVQMRIELARLHEELDATMIYVTHDQIEAMTMADKIVVLQGGVVEQVGSPMELYHHPCNRFVAGFIGSPKMNFLEVDLVNAGPERVEVRLPDGATCGVPVDGSGLGAGPLTLGIRPEHLRLEPDGPLSGRLEVIERLGGVTSLYVRMQDTLVTVSADGNVDSRVGDTLRFGFDRACAHLFDAKDLALPSLSRHPLAELSRQDNRTPSVASGQ
- a CDS encoding carbohydrate ABC transporter permease, giving the protein MSKTRASGRTVGGLRSLSLQAPAVTLLLLWMLVPLGMTVWFSLQRYNLLMPGMEGFAGLENYEYLFTDPALWRAMGNTLLLVGSVLVITVGGGVLLAVLFQQEFPGRGIARVLAISPFFVMPTVSALVWKNMMMHPSNGVLSWVAELFGLPAVDWFSSLPLTSIIIIVAWQWLPFALLILLTAMQSLDDDQVEAARMDGAGPIAVFFYITLPHLKRAISVVIMIEMIFLLTIFAEIYVTTSGGPGLATTNLAFLIYIQALLDFDVGLASAGGVVAIVLANIVAIFLVRLVAKNLEN